The genomic window AATCCAGCAGCGCGCCGTCCTCGTCGATCGCCGACGCGCCGATAATGGCGTAATCCACCTTGAATTGCGTGATCAGACTGTTGGCCGTTGAACCGATCACCGCCCCATCCGAGCGCCGCACGGTGCCGCCCGCAACGATGACTTCGATGCGTGGATGACGATAGAGCATCATCGCAACATTCAGATTGTTGGTAATGACCAGCAAGTCTTCATGCGACGTCAACGCGCTGGCAACCTCCTCCGTCGTGGTGCCGATGTTGATGAAGAGCGAGCACCCATTGGGAATTTGGGCCGCCGCGGCTGCACCGATCGCTTTCTTCTCTTCCGCAGCAACGAAGCGGCGCGCCTCGTAGGCGACGTTCTCGACACCGGACGCGATAATGGCGCCACCATGAACGCGCGTGAGCGAGCGGCGGTCGCATAGATCGTTAAGATCCTTACGGATAGTCTGTGCAGACACCTCAAACCGGCGCGCCAAATCATCCACCGTCACACGCCCCGACGAGCGTGCGATGTTGAGGATGTCGGACTGGCGACTGGATAACTCGGTCATTCAACACCTGATCCTAGTGGTTCGATTCTAACATTTGCATCCCGTTTCAGCAGATACGTTTGCAAATGTTAGAATCAAAGAACCACTAGCAAATATAAGCTGCTAGTGGACCAATGGTGATGATGTTCGCCTCCCCGGTCAACTCGCGATTTTGCGGAAAGTTAGGGTGCGGATTGAGAAACTCATGCGAACTGTGCCGCATCAGTACAAGCGTTATACAACAAAGAAATGTCAGCGACGCTGTCGCCGATCCAGCTTGAAGGCGCTCATCTTTCCGCCGATAATCAAACGTCAGAATATGTAAACCCATAATTTATGCATCGGCCGATCTTGCGGGACACCAGTGACACAGTTGAATCCCAGTCGCGAGCCCAAAGCCTTGGCTCCATCTCCCGCCCCGGCTGACGATCTGCCGGTCTCATCTACCTCGAAAAATGCAATGCGTCGTCTTGCGATCCCGGTATTGGCCGTAGCCGCCACCTTCATCTTTGTTGCGCTGGCGACGGCACGCTGGGATGCATGGACCGGAAACGCCAGCGTTCAGACTACCAACGATGCTTATGTTCGCGCGCAGACGACACGGTTGAGCAGCCGGGTCGCCGGTGAAGTGAAAGTGGTTGCGGTTGAGGATTTCCAGCACGTCAAGGCGGGCGACTTACTGATTCAAATCGACCCAGCAGACTACGAGGCGCAGGTTGCGCAGGCGGAAGCTAGTGTTGCCGGCGCCAAGGCGGCGCTCGATAACCTGGATAATCAGGTCGAGTTGCAATACGCCACCATCGCTCAGGCTGAAGCACAACGCGTATCCGCAGAGGCCCACGAAGTCGAAGCGCGTCAAGAACAAGAGCGGCAGCAGTCACTCACCAAAACGGAAGCCGGTACGCGGCAAAAACTTGAGCAGGCGGTTGCCGATTATGCCAAGGCTCAGGCCGATGTCCGCGCCAGTCGAGCCGTGATTGCCGCCCAACGCCATCAACTCGAGGTGCTCGCAGGCACCAAAAAACAGCGTCAAGCGGATTTACTCGGCGCGCAAGCGATGTTGGCGGCCGCCCGTCTGCGCCTCGGCTACACCAAAATCACTGCACCGTTCGATGGCGTCATTGGCGAGCGCCAAGTTCAGCCCGGAGATTACGTCAACATCGGAAGCAATTTGATCAATGTCGTGCCGCTGCCGAATGTCTACGTCATCGCAAACTACAAGGAGACCCAGCTGACACATGTAAAGCCCGGTCAGCGCGTCGACATTACAGTTGATACGTTCCCCCAAGAAACGTTGCACGGCCGGGTCGAACGCATTTCGCCGGCAAGTGGGTCCCAATTCGCACTTCTGCCGCCCGACAACGCCACCGGCAATTTCACGAAAGTGGTTCAGCGTATCCCCGTCCGCATTGCGCTCGACAAGGATCAACCGCTGCTTGAAAAACTTCTTCCTGGCATGTCAGTCGTCACCCGGATTCGCGTTGGCGAGACCGCGGCTTCCGAAGCTCGCGGGACCAGCACCAATGGCGGCAAGTGAGGTCATCCGAAGCGGTCCCGTATCGGCTGGCGGGACGTCAGTTAAGCCCATCTTCGCAGTCGGCGCGGTTCTGCTGGGAGCATTCCTCGCTAACTTCGACAGCCGGCTTTTCACAATCGGTTTGCCGGATCTTAAAGGTGGTCTCTCGCTTGGCTTCGATGAAGGCGCCTGGCTGAGCACAGCCGCGACCGCATCGCAAATTCTGATCGCCCCCGCCGTCGCGTGGCTCGCCACCGCATTTGGACTTCGCCGCGTGCTGGGCATTCCAAGCCTTATCTATGCCGTCGTGTCACTCCTCATCCCGCTCACGCGGGACTACAGCCTGCTGATGGCGCTCTGCATTATCCACGGCCTGCTGCTGGGAACATTTGTTCCTGCCACCTTGATGATCATCTTCCGCAACCTGCCAATGAAATGGTGGTTGCCGGCCATTGCGATCTACGCGATCCGCGTCGGGTTCACGCTGAATTCGGGCATTTCGCTCGTCGGCTTCTACGCTGATTATCTCGGCTGGCAGTGGATGTTCTGGCAAGACATCTTCATCGCGCCGCTTCTGGGATTGTTTGTCTATCTCGGAACCCCGCATGACCCCGTCAATCGCGAGCTAGTCCGCGAAGCGGACTGGGGCGGCATGCTGCTCCTGGGCACCGCCGTTGCGATGATTTACGCAGGGCTCGATCATGGCAATCGTCTCAACTGGCTCGACTCCGGAACCATTATTGCCCTGCTCTCAGGCGGCGCATTTCTCCTAGCGTGCTTCTTCATCAACGAGTCGCTTGTCAAGAATCCTTGGGCACATGTTCAAGTTCTATTTTCACGCAACATCGGCCTCGCGCTGGTGGTCATCCTTTTGTACACGCTCACAGCACTATCCAATTCGTCTCTCGCGCCAAATTTTCTGACCGCCATTGCACAGCTGAGACCGGAACAGACAGGTTCGCTATTCCTGATCTACGGCGTTCTGCCGATTGCGGTGACTCTCCCCCTGTCGATCTACCTGATGCGACGGATCGATGCGCGCATCGTTCTGATCATCGGATTGACAGCCTTTGCTGTGGCCGGACTGCTAGGGACCCAAGTCACACATGATTGGGCCATCAACGATTTTATACCGATGGTCTTGTTGCAATCGCTTGGTCAAGCCTTCACTCTTCTGCCCATCATTATTATTGCTCTCTCCAATTCCGATCCGACCCGCGCGACCGCATTCGCCGCCTACATCCAGATTATGCGTCTTGGCGGAGCAGAAATCGGCATCGCGCTGATGGGGACGTGGCTGCGTGTTCGCGAGCAGCTTCATTCCAACCTGCTAGGTCAACACGTCGCCAGTGGCAGCGTGGATGTGACGCATATGTTGGCAAAGCTATCGAACTACTTCGCAAGTGACGACGCCGCGACCGCGCCAGCACGCAGCATTGCGACGTTGGCTTCGCGCGTTCAGCGCGAAGCCAACGTGCTTGCCTATATTGACGGCTTTTGGCTGACCGTCTGGTTTGCGATCGCCGGGCTTGCCTTTACGGCATGTATCGGACGATCGCCTCCTGGTCCATTCACGCCGAAAGCAAACTGATGACCGCGATCAAACCGCAAGCTTGCGGTGACGGATGGGCGCTCCAAATGTCAGGCTCGCGGCCGCGTCGATGATCGTGTTGGCGTCGAGACCGTAGTGTTTGTAAAGGTCGCCGATGGTCCCGGTTTGACCGAAATGCTGGACACCAAGCGCTTCCACACGATGACCATGTACGCTGCCGAGCCATGCCAGCGTCGCAGGATGACCATCGACCACAGTGATCAATCCACAATCGCGTGGCAGCGGAGCCAGCAACTGCTCGATGTGACTGGGTTCACGCGGACCACCATTGCGCCGGCGCTTGCGCGAAGCTGTCCAGCCTCCGTCCAACCGATCAGCGGACGTGATCGCAAGCAAGCCGATATCGCGACGATCTTCACCCAGGAATCCCGTCGCCTCGATCGCTTCGGGGGCCACTGCGCCGGTATAGGCGATGACCACCTCAGCGTTCGGACCCGGCTTACGCAGCCAGTAGGCACCCGCGGCAATATCGCTTTCCAGTTCGGACGTCATCGTACGCTGAACCTGATCGAGTGTGCGTGTCGACAGACGGAGATAGATCGATCCGCCATCCTCATCGCGCTGCATGTGATTGAATCCCCAGCGCATGATGACGGCCAATTCATCCACGAACGCCGGCTCGAACGAAGCCAGGCCATCCTGCGCCATACCGATCAATGGCGTTGCGATCGATTGATGCGCACCGCCTTCCGGCGCGAGCGTGATACCTGACGGCGTCGCGGCCACCATGAAGCGCGCATCCTGATAACAGGCATAGTTCAACGCATCGAGGCCGCGCTCGATAAAGGGATCGTACAACGTACCGACCGGGAGCAATCTCTCGCCGTTGATCGAATGTGACAGTCCCAATGCCGACAACGCGATGAACAGGTTCATCTCGGCGATGCCCAGTTCGATGTGCTGCCCCTTCGGCGAGTAGTCCCACGCAAACGTCGAAGGAATCTTCTCCTTGCGGAACAGGTCGACCTTCTCCGCCATGGCGAACAGGCCACGGCGGTTAACCCATGGACCGAGATTGGTCGACACGGTGACATCGGGAGAAGTCGTCACAATGCGCTCCGCAAGCTTGGTTTCGCTTCGCGCAAGTTCGTTGAGGATCAGTCCGAACCCCTGCTGGGTCGACATCCGCGGCGCGAGCGAAACGGATAAAGCTTCCGGCACTTCAATTTTTGGCGCGTCAAGACGCCTCGTGCCTTCACGCGCAAAGGCAACGCTCTTGAGGAACGCTTCGATGCGTGCGGCATCGATCGGCATTCCCTCTAGGCGATCCCATTCGTGACCCGGACGAATCTTCTGCGCCTTGCGGAAAGCTTCCATCTGGGCAACGGTCATGAGACCCGCATGGTTGTCCTTGTGCCCTTGGAACGGCAGGCCGACGCCCTTGATGGTGTAGGCGATGAAACAGACGGGACGATCATGATCGATGGCCTCGAAAGCCTCGAGCATGCTCGCCACATCGTGGCCACCGAGGTTGGACATCAGCGCGAGCAACTCCTCGTCGCTGTGCTTCTCAATGAGCTCGGTGACGGCGCCCTGATCGCCGATATCATCGAGCAAATGCTTGCGGAATGCGGCACCTCCCTGGAAGCACAGCGCCGCGTACATCTGGTTCGGGCAGGTATCGATCCAGCGGCGAAGCGCCTCGCCGCCCGGCTCCGCGAACGCGGCCTGCATCAGCTTTCCGTACTTTACGATCACCACGTCCCAGCCGAAGTTGTGGAACATGGTCTCGAGCTTCTCCCACACCCCTTCGCGGATCACAGCATCGAGGCTCTGTCGATTGTAGTCGACAATCCACCACGTATTCCGCAAGCCCTGCTTCCAGCCCTCCAGCAACGCTTCGAAAATATTGCCTTCATCGAGCTCGGCATCGCCGACCAGCGCGATCATGCGCCCTTCGGGCCGATCCTTCATCCAGCCATGGGACTTGACGTAATCCTGCACCAATGACGAGAACAGCGTCTGCGCAACACCGAGCCCGACCGAACCGGTCGAGAAGTCCACATCGTCGGTATCCTTGGTGCGTGATGGATAAGACTGCGCACCCTTGAAGCCGCGGAAGTGTTCGAGCTTATCGCGTGTCTGGTGTCCGAGCAGATACTGGATCGCGTGAAAGACAGGACTCGCGTGCGGCTTCACCGCAACCCGGTCTTCCGGCTTCAGCACGCCGAAATAGAGCGCCGACATAATCGTCGCCAGCGATGCCGAGGAGGCCTGATGGCCACCCACTTTAAGACCGTCCGAGTCAGGGCGAATATGGTTGGCGTGGTGGATCGTCCACGACGACAGCCACAGCACCTTTTTCGCAAGGGCAGAAAGAATTTCCAGACGGGATGGGTCGATTGCCATGGCAGCACCAGCAAAATGGTTGAACCACCACACTAGTCCTCGCCGATCGTCGAAAAATCTCAAATCATATCGACGAGCGCTGGAATATTAGGATAAATTCTCACGAAAATATAGCTGATTGAGATTTTATCCCAATGACCGACCTGGATGCGATTGACCGAAAAATTCTCGCGATTCTGCAGGCTGATAGCCGGGTGACCATGCAGGAACTGGCGGACCAGGTTGGCTTGTCAGTTTCGCCGTGCCACCGCCGCGTCAAGCTCTTGGAAGAACGCGGCGTCATTACACGCTATATCGCCATGGTCGATCAGAAGTCCGTCGGCCTGCCCGTGAGCGTGTTCATTTCCATCAAACTGGAACGCCAGAAAGAGGAAGACCTCAACCGCTTCGCGCGGGCGATTTCAAAATGGAACGAAGTCCTGGAATGCTATCTGATGACGGGTAATCGCGATTATCTTTTGCGCGTTGTCACCGCGGACTTGCCGTCCTATGAGGCCTTCATCAAGAACAAGCTGACGAGACTGGACGGGATCGCCTCGATTGAATCGAGCTTTGCGCTCAGCCAGGTCAAATATTCGATCGCATTGCCGGTTTAGACAACATACCGGCGCATGCCCTCGTAAACCCTTTGATCCAAGGCGAATTCCAAGCCTCTATCGCTGCTCGATGGCTGCGGACCACGCACACCGCCGCCGCATATGCGGCGGCTCGTGAACTGATCGACGTCCACTTCAAAATCTACATCAGGTGAACATGTCGGCGGTGATCCCGGCATACCAGCCCATATTCTCGGCCTGCGTCTGCTTGCGAAGATCCGCCGCCTCACCGGTCTGCGACACGAAGGTGGATGACGCTCCGATCTTGCCGTCCTTGGGCTCATAAGTGCCGCCGATCTTTACACAGTCATCCGCAGTGATCAGGCTCCAGCAGGTATTGGTATAGCGCGCTGGGAACGTGCGCGCCGATGAAAGCTCCCCGCGAATTATCATGGCCGCAACCTTCGCTTGGCTGTTCGCCGAGAACGCCGATTTCGGCATATCTCCCGGGATACAGGCATCGCCAACCACATAGATGTTCGCATCAGCGACGGATTTCATGTTGGTGGGATCAATGGCGCAAAAGCCGCTTGCATTTGCGAGGCCCGCATCGCGCGCAATGGCTCCCGCCATTTGAGCAGGAATGACATTCACGAGCGCTGCGTTCTTGTAGGTTTCAAAGCCCGTGACCACGGTCCCGCTCGCAGGGTCGACGGACTTCAGGCCATCATGCACCTTCGGGCCGAGCCACTCGATCATGCCCTTGTAGTGCCTTTCCCAGCCTTCTTGAAACAGCGCCTGCTTGGAGAAATTCTCCTTCGGATCAATGATGAAGATCTTGCAGCGATCCTTGCCGGCGGCCTTGAGGGTGTAGGCCATCATTGAAACGCGCTCATAGGGACCGGGCGGGCAGCGATAGGGGTTCGGCGGCGCGACCATCACAATGACGCCTCCGTCCGGCACCGCGTCCAGCTTCTTCTTCAGCAACTGTGTTTGCGCGCCCGGCTTCCAAGCGTGCGGCATGCTTTCTTCCGCAGCCAGCGACCACCCTGGGACAGAGTCATACTTCAGATCGATACCGGGAGAGACCACGAGACGATCGTAGGGTAGACGAAGGTCACCCGCGAGCACGACTTCCCTCTTGTCGCGATCAATCTTCATCGCGCGCGCTTTGACCAGGGTGACACCGTGGTTCTTGGTCAGCGCTGAGTAGTCATGCGTGATCGACGGATAATCTCGCAATCCACCGAGATAGAGATTGCTGTGGAAGCAGGTTTGATAACTTGCGTTCGGTTCAATAAGCGTGACAGCAATGGCGCCGGCACTCTCCTTGGCGACGTATTTGGCGGCCGTCGCCCCTCCCGCACCAGCCCCGATCACCACAACGCGGGGCTTCGCCTGCCCCAGAACCGCAGGAGCACCAAGAGCGAACACACCGGCGAACGTCGCGGTGCTGGTCAGCATTTGTCTGCGATTGATGCCCATCATCCCTCTCCGATCATTGAATGCCATTCAAAGGCGCTATTTCGGCGCGGGTGATAGTCCTCCAAAATAGGTCGCGAGTGCAGCTATATCATCTGCGGCAAGTCGTCCCGCGATGGTCTGCATCACAGGGTTGTCCCGCTCTTTGCTTTTGTAAGCAGTCATCACCGCGACGAACTGGGCTTCAGGCCAGCCGGTGATCGATGGTACGCCTCCTGCGACGGTTCCGGAGGACTGGTGACAGGCGAGGCATTCAGCCGAAAGATATTGGCCCAACTCGCGGTCGCCTGCGGACACCACATTGAAAGCCGAACCCGTCAGCAGGCAAACGATCACCGCTAGCGGGTTCAGTAACTTCATCAGTCGACCTTCGGGCCAGCCTTGCCGTCTGGTGTCACGTCGACCGAGATGGCCCGTCCCGTCACCTTGGGCGCACTACGGCAGTCTTTCATGCACGGATCTTTCTTCCAGAACTGCTTTTCTGCAGTCTCGCGATCATCATCATAGAAAGCATCCGCATTCGGCATCTTGATCGAAGTAAAATTCTTTTCGTTCAGTTCAAAGTTCTCATCCTTGATGATGTCATTTATCGACAGGATATAGGCAACCAGCGCGTAGACATCGTCATCCGATAAGGACCGCGCATTGCCGTAAGGCATCGCACGCTTGATGTAATCGTACACGGTTGACAGATCCGGCCAGAACGACCCCACCGTCTTGTCGGGCCGATCGGCTTTCAGCGTACCCGCACCGCCTGCAAGCACAGGCCAGCGGCCAACGCCTTCACCGAATTCACCGTGACAACTCGCGCACTGCGCCTGAAAGATTGCGTCTCCCTGCTTGACCGTGCCTTTGCCGACGGGAAGGCCCTTGCCGTCCGGCCGGACATCCGTGTCCCAGGCCTTGATCTCTTCCGGCAAGGCGGGACGTCCAAGGCCCAGCTTAGGTGAAGACACGGCAGGCTGCCGTGCGGCAATTTGCTGCGCCGAGACGTAAGGCGTGACTGCCGCAACAGCAGTACCGGACAACAAAGCAGCGGCGAAGAATTTAACCAATTTCGACATTCTCGGTTTCTCCGCTCGAGCGAACCAGCCAGGTCTGGATGCCGTTGTTGTGGTAGATCGAGTTCACACCGCGCACCTTGCGCAACTCATCCTTCGTCGGTTGCATGTAACCAGTGGAGTCCATCGCGCGGGACTGGATCATCAGTTCCTGACCATTCCAGTCGAAATCGACGTAGAAGCGCACCAGCGACTTATCGAGCACCGGCCCGTCAATCCGCGCGGTCTGCCAGTTGCGACCGCCATCCATCGACACATCGACACGCTTGACCGTGCCGCGGCCGGACCATGCGAAGCCACTCAACACGTTCCGCCCCTTGTACTTCAGCGGAGCCTGTGGCGACGGATTGGTCACCACCGACTTCGCATCCATGATGAACGTGTGCTTGCGCGATCGGCCGTTTGCCAGAAGATCGGTGTATTTCGAGGTCTCCTCGCGGGTCTGCCATGGCTGATCGCCCGCTTCGATGCGGCGAATCCACTTCACCCAGAGGTTGCCTTCCCAACCAGGAATCACCGCACGCAGCGGATAGCCTTGTTCGGGCCGCAGCGCTTCGCCGTTCATAGCGAACGCGAGAATGACATCGCCCAACGCCTTCTCGATCGGCAACGAGCGATTCATACCGGCCGCGTCGGCGCCTTCCAGCATCAGCCATTTGACGTTCGGCTTGAGGCCCGCTTCATCCAGCAGCGTCTTCAACCGGACGCCAGTGTACATGACGTTGTGCACCATGCCGTGAGTGAACTGGCAGCCGTTGAGCTGCGCACCGCGCCACTCCATTCCTGAATTAGCCGCACACTCGAGGAAATAGATCTTATTCACGCGCGGCATGCGCTTGATGTCTTCCATGGTGAAGACAAGCGGCTTCTCGACCATGCCGTTGATCATCAGGCGGTGATCGGCGGGATTGATTTCCGCGACACCGCTGTGATGCCTCTCGAAGCACAGACCCGATGGCGTGATGATACCGTCTAACTCATGCAGCGGCGTAAAGTTGACGGAAGATTCCGCGGAGGCCGTCAGCCACGACACATCGCGGCGAATGACGTTCTTCTCGAACTTCGACGGCATGCCGTAAGGCCGCTTGTCGATACCGTCACCGAGATAACGATTCCAATCCTGGACCTCAGTGATCAACGGATCAGGTTTCGCGCTCTCACCTGCAACGGCGGGAATGGCCGAAAGCACAGCGCCAGCTCCGGCAACGCCAGCACCAGCAAGGAAGCGGCGGCGACTGCGAATATCCGCAGATGATTGGTCGCTCATGCGGCATCCTTTCTATTTATCCAAATATGTGAATATGTTGCCCGCAATTCGGCGCGATGAATTGCCATGCTCAGGCTCCCGTCACCTTCACCGCGGTGTTCGGCTCGATCTTCACCGTGCCCTGTTTCGAGATATGAGATGCAACGACATCCCAGATCGGCGGGCCTTGCGTGTTTTGATTCACGCTTGCCCAACCGGACACGGTGTATGTTTTCGATGCTTCGATCGGCTTGCCGGATTTGAGATGCGTCAACTCCGAGATGCGCGATCCCATTGGCTTCGACACATCGATCGCGTAGCCCATGCCGCCAATGCGAACCATGTCACCACCGCCCTGGAAGTAAGGATCGGGATGGAAGATGTTGTCGGCGACGTCTTCCAGCACGTCCTTAAGCTGCGCGCCGGTCATCTCGTTGCGATAGCAATTCGGATAGGTGATCGCGGTCTCGTTGGTGATGTCTTCCCAGGTGATGGCGTCACCCGGAAGAAGTGAACTACCCCAACGGAAGCCCGGCGACAGCGCGATTTCGACGTCGCGTTCGGACAGCATCGCGTTGCAGATCAGGTCATCGAACGTGCCGTTAAAGTTGCCGCGACGGTAGAGCAGCGAATCCGTTTTGCCGATAGTGCGCGCGAGATCTTTTGCGAATGGCGCCCTCACCTTTTCGACCAGCGCGGTCATCGCCGCATCCGGCTTGATCGCGTCGGAGAACACCGGCATCAGCTTGAAACGAACGTCCTTGACCTTCTTGTCCTTCACCTCAATGTCGAGGCGCGACAGGAATTTGCCATGTGAGCCGACAGAGACGAGCACTGTCTCGCCCACGCGGATCAGCCCCGGCATGGCATCATGCGTATGCGCGGTGAGGATCACATCGAGCCCCTTCACGCGCCCGGCAAGCTTGCGATCGACGTCGAAACCGTTATGCGAGAGGAGCACAACGACGCTGGCACCATCGGCACGCGCTTCGTCGACCTGCTTCTGGATGTCTTCCTCGCGGATGCCGAACTCCCACTTCGGGAACATCCAGCGCGGATTGGCCACCGCCGTACGCGGCAGCGCCTGTCCGATCACTGCAACCTTCTCGCCGCCGCGCTCAAACATCTTGCGCGCTTCGAAAACCGGCTCTTGCCATTCGTTGTCACGAACATTCTGTGCGAGGAATGCGAACGGCGCCTTATCGACGATCTCCTTCAGGCGCTCATCGCCATATGTGAATTCCCAGTGTCCCGTCAAAGCATCGAGCTTGAGCGCCGACATGATGTCCACCATGTCCTGCCCCTTGGTCTGCAGCGAGGTCCAGCTCCCCTGCAAGGCATCGCCGCCATCGAGTAGCAGCACCTTGTCCGCACCACGTTCTGCACGCACCGCATTCACGAGCGTTGCAATGCGATCCATGCCACCCATGCGCCCATAGTTGCGGGCCAGCGACACGAAATCATCTGCGGTCAGCGCGTAGGCATCTGCCGACCCTGCCGCAACGTTGAAGTATTTTCGAAACTCGCCATCAGTGAGATGCGGCGGTAGTCCGCGCACTTCGCCCACACCGAGATTGACCGACGGCTCGCGGAAATACACCGGCAT from Nitrobacteraceae bacterium AZCC 1564 includes these protein-coding regions:
- a CDS encoding sulfide dehydrogenase [flavocytochrome c] flavoprotein subunit (product_source=KO:K17229; cath_funfam=3.50.50.60,3.90.760.10; cleavage_site_network=SignalP-noTM; cog=COG0446; ko=KO:K17229; pfam=PF07992,PF09242; superfamily=51905,55424); this encodes MGINRRQMLTSTATFAGVFALGAPAVLGQAKPRVVVIGAGAGGATAAKYVAKESAGAIAVTLIEPNASYQTCFHSNLYLGGLRDYPSITHDYSALTKNHGVTLVKARAMKIDRDKREVVLAGDLRLPYDRLVVSPGIDLKYDSVPGWSLAAEESMPHAWKPGAQTQLLKKKLDAVPDGGVIVMVAPPNPYRCPPGPYERVSMMAYTLKAAGKDRCKIFIIDPKENFSKQALFQEGWERHYKGMIEWLGPKVHDGLKSVDPASGTVVTGFETYKNAALVNVIPAQMAGAIARDAGLANASGFCAIDPTNMKSVADANIYVVGDACIPGDMPKSAFSANSQAKVAAMIIRGELSSARTFPARYTNTCWSLITADDCVKIGGTYEPKDGKIGASSTFVSQTGEAADLRKQTQAENMGWYAGITADMFT
- a CDS encoding cytochrome c553 (product_source=COG2863; cath_funfam=1.10.760.10; cleavage_site_network=SignalP-noTM; cog=COG2863; superfamily=46626) → MKLLNPLAVIVCLLTGSAFNVVSAGDRELGQYLSAECLACHQSSGTVAGGVPSITGWPEAQFVAVMTAYKSKERDNPVMQTIAGRLAADDIAALATYFGGLSPAPK
- a CDS encoding mono/diheme cytochrome c family protein (product_source=COG2010; cath_funfam=1.10.760.10; cleavage_site_network=SignalP-noTM; cog=COG2010; ko=KO:K22622; pfam=PF13442; superfamily=46626), whose translation is MSKLVKFFAAALLSGTAVAAVTPYVSAQQIAARQPAVSSPKLGLGRPALPEEIKAWDTDVRPDGKGLPVGKGTVKQGDAIFQAQCASCHGEFGEGVGRWPVLAGGAGTLKADRPDKTVGSFWPDLSTVYDYIKRAMPYGNARSLSDDDVYALVAYILSINDIIKDENFELNEKNFTSIKMPNADAFYDDDRETAEKQFWKKDPCMKDCRSAPKVTGRAISVDVTPDGKAGPKVD
- a CDS encoding sulfane dehydrogenase subunit SoxC (product_source=KO:K17225; cath_funfam=1.20.5.510,2.60.40.650,3.90.420.10; cog=COG2041; ko=KO:K17225; pfam=PF00174,PF03404; superfamily=56524,81296; tigrfam=TIGR04555; transmembrane_helix_parts=Inside_1_12,TMhelix_13_35,Outside_36_426), whose amino-acid sequence is MSDQSSADIRSRRRFLAGAGVAGAGAVLSAIPAVAGESAKPDPLITEVQDWNRYLGDGIDKRPYGMPSKFEKNVIRRDVSWLTASAESSVNFTPLHELDGIITPSGLCFERHHSGVAEINPADHRLMINGMVEKPLVFTMEDIKRMPRVNKIYFLECAANSGMEWRGAQLNGCQFTHGMVHNVMYTGVRLKTLLDEAGLKPNVKWLMLEGADAAGMNRSLPIEKALGDVILAFAMNGEALRPEQGYPLRAVIPGWEGNLWVKWIRRIEAGDQPWQTREETSKYTDLLANGRSRKHTFIMDAKSVVTNPSPQAPLKYKGRNVLSGFAWSGRGTVKRVDVSMDGGRNWQTARIDGPVLDKSLVRFYVDFDWNGQELMIQSRAMDSTGYMQPTKDELRKVRGVNSIYHNNGIQTWLVRSSGETENVEIG
- a CDS encoding sulfur-oxidizing protein SoxB (product_source=KO:K17224; cath_funfam=3.60.21.10,3.90.780.10; cog=COG0737; ko=KO:K17224; pfam=PF02872; superfamily=55816,56300; tigrfam=TIGR04486); this translates as MISRREFLQATAAASALMIGSGAGSLGRVAAQQRLTQADITRFDPLGTVTILYIADTHAQLMPVYFREPSVNLGVGEVRGLPPHLTDGEFRKYFNVAAGSADAYALTADDFVSLARNYGRMGGMDRIATLVNAVRAERGADKVLLLDGGDALQGSWTSLQTKGQDMVDIMSALKLDALTGHWEFTYGDERLKEIVDKAPFAFLAQNVRDNEWQEPVFEARKMFERGGEKVAVIGQALPRTAVANPRWMFPKWEFGIREEDIQKQVDEARADGASVVVLLSHNGFDVDRKLAGRVKGLDVILTAHTHDAMPGLIRVGETVLVSVGSHGKFLSRLDIEVKDKKVKDVRFKLMPVFSDAIKPDAAMTALVEKVRAPFAKDLARTIGKTDSLLYRRGNFNGTFDDLICNAMLSERDVEIALSPGFRWGSSLLPGDAITWEDITNETAITYPNCYRNEMTGAQLKDVLEDVADNIFHPDPYFQGGGDMVRIGGMGYAIDVSKPMGSRISELTHLKSGKPIEASKTYTVSGWASVNQNTQGPPIWDVVASHISKQGTVKIEPNTAVKVTGA